TTATTTTTATagtgtcttaatttttttttggcaagtATATGATTTTTAgaatgttttttcatttttgtttgttaacaCATCGtctttattttttggtaggTTTGATATGAAACCATCAAAGGATGAAAATGAGGTGGCATCTAGGGTGAAAGCTACTACCAAATATGCATATGTGGCACCGGGTGTTGTAGGGAAGGGACGAGGAAGAGGGCTTAAATCTATGTTGTCTCTAGGGGTGTCAAGAACTGATATTCCATTTTCTCCATCTACTGATCATGTTATGCAGTACAATCAATTTACTGAAAcgagtatgattttttttttatttgtgttattaattTGTACGAGGAATTTtaatactaattttttattGTCACTTTTCTTATACTAGGTGTGGTTGCAAAGGGACGACGAAAAGGTCTTAGATCTATGTCTAATGCTCGAGGAGTGCGAACAATGAACAAAAACTACTTGAGTGTTGAGAAAGGAGATATTCCATCTTTTTCATCTACTGAAGAACTTATGCAATACATCAAAACAAATTCATCAAGTATGATTCTacaatttattatgttttagaattgaatttaattaattgctAATGTTTATTTGATATGATTTCTTGCACTAGGTGCTCAAGGAAAGTCTCAAGGGCTTAAATCTGTGTGCTCAATTGAAGATTCTGAAAATGAGGAGCGATCTTTCAATCAAAATGCTCGTTATGTTAGTCAAAGTATGCCAAGACCTTCTGCTTCTCAAGGATGGCGAACAatgaataaaaagtttttggCTTTTGAGAAAGAGCATAAGCAANTTCCAATTTCTCTTTCTACTGATGATGTTATGGAGTCCACCCCAACATTTGAAACAAGTATGATTTCTTAGCAAGTACTTTTATTGATACAATTCCTTGCATTAGGTTTTTCTCAAGGATTGAGAACAatgaataaaaagtttttggCTTTTGAAAAAGAGCATATGCAAACTGATgttgcattttctttttctactgATAATGTTATGGAGTCCACCCCAACATTTGAAACAAGTATGAtttcttacatttttttcttttttagaattgaatttaatttaattcaagtAATTTTACTAATATAATTTCTTGCATTAGGTTTCTCTCAAGGATGGAGAACAACAGATAAAATTGTTTTGGCTCATGAGAAAGAGAGTTTGCATTCTGATATTCCAATTTCTCCTATTGAACAAGTTAAACAGTTTGCCCAAACAGCTGAAACAAGTATGCTTTCATTTCTGATATCTATTTAATCACAAGTTTATCATATGTACAATATTTTCTaccatttataaattatgtaaatGTAGGTTCATGTGCTACTGGAATGGATAAAAAGGTTCGAGGAAGTAACAAGTGCAAAGAAGTTGCATCGCTTGATATTGGACAAAAGCTAAAAGTGACATTTTACAATAATCGAACAGTTGGGAAGAATAGTAATCTATTTTTGAGGCACTTGGGAAAAATAGTTTGTGATCGTAATATATGTCCGTTGGGAGTATCATCATGGAAACACATTAAGGAGGAAAAGCTAAATCACATGTGGGCTGTTGTTAAGGtaatttgattaaatatttcaatttcttcttgGGCTACTCTCTTCTTAATACAATTCTTGATGCTTAATTAGTGTGCTCCTTCCtgtttcaattttaaattgtttctcCCATATCATTTTACATACTAGGACTGTGACTAATCTGAGCTTTGTTAGAGCTAAGGAATTGATGGTTAGCTTAAGCAAAATACAAGTTGTTCCTGTGATTATAGCTGATGTGAACCTATGTTTGATACGTTATAGGATAAATTTGATAGTGATGACATGAATAGTCATCGAGATCATGTTTTGGGGTGGATGAAAGAGTTATGGAATAAATGGAGAGGTCAATTGCATGCAAACTATGTGAAGGGTAAGCCTATACAAGAGGCTCTTAAGAATATACCTAAGGGGGTAGAAAAGAAGCAATGGGAGTGGTTGGTAAAAGAACATTTTACTTCAAAAGATTTTCAGGTTTGACATATTACCTAATTATGTAATTTTGTTTCATACTATGAtctcattttgataatttatttataacatttGAATTTAATGTTGTTACTCAAATATAGGTGAGAAGCAATAGAAATGCAGTAAATATAGAGCTAAGCTGAAGATGCTTTATCATATTGGAAGCAAGCCAATTAGAGAGATTATTTATCAAAAGGTGTTATCATCaaatctttttctattttaatgtTGATGAACCGTTCTTTGACATGTTTACTTTTAAGTAAAGGGCAGAAAAGATGGCAATCCACCAGATTTGGCAACTATCTTTTACGAGACTCGCAAGAAGAATAACACACTTGTTGATTCTGAAACAATCGAGAAGCATGTGCGTTTGGTTAATTGAACATTTTCTTAACATTTAGTTATTTGTACATGTTCTTAACATCTAGTTATTATgggatttgaaaaaaaatcttctttatacACTTTGTAggctcaaattcaagaattggTGGAGTCTGAACCATCACTTTCTAGCATAGAAATTGTTGAGAAATGCTTTGGACCTCAAAGTCGTAGTCATGTATTTGGCTTTGGAGGTGGAGTAAAAGCAAGAGATTTGAAAGGTGGGGCTTCCTCAAAACCTGAATTGTTGGCTGAGCTACGTTcaactcaaaaagaaaatcagtcTTTGAAGGATTGCATATCTAACTTTCAAAATGAGATGAAAGAATTAAAGcaattgaaagaattttttttagcgCAACACCCTAATTTCCAGCCTCCAATTCAAGAGAATGACTATTCGGATACTTGATGATACCATGTGAGCAAATACTTACCTAAAACATCATTTTATTGTGCTGGTTCTGCGTAGCAAAGCTATTAGTTGTTGGTTGTTCTATCGTAAAATATATTTGTGTGtttgatatatattataaaagtaGTTGAATGATTATGCGTGCTGTAATAGTTTCCTGTAAAATTAAAGTGGTTTACATACTGCATACTATGATTTCGATCTTACATCTTAAGGTTTTTGTTGGGTCGTTCAAAGTGGCTTTGAGTAAGGTGTGAGTACATTGTCCTAGTTGTATCTGTGAGAGTGAAAATGTAATCGTATACAGTACATATAGTGGTTCATGTTTTCTTGTATACCTTTAGACTTCCCCTGTTGTTTAGAACATGTACAATGTAactctatatttttttcagCACACTAACTCCTGATGAAATTTTGCAGAGAAAAAGGGACTTTTGACTATTTAAGGATTTTCAAGTGAGGACAAGAAACTCATTTAGAACATGTAAGATTCTTCTATTCCAGCTCTTCTCTACTCCTGTGATAAAAATTTAATGCTCTGCCATGTAGTTATAAAATCGAAAAGGCTTCGGACCCTTTCCATCATGTTCCTCCATTTTTACTAAGTGGACAGTGATCTGAAAAGTGGGGTTCCAGGATTAGTCCCTCTATGTTTGGCCATTGTTGAACTCACTCAGCATTAACAATCTGTCACTTAGAATCTGTCACTTGGTGCTGCAGCATTTTTGAATCTGTCACTTGGTGCTGCAGCATTTTAGAAGCTGTCACTTTGAGCTGCAGCATTTTAGAAGCTGTCACTTTGAGCTGAAGTATTTAGCATTTTAGAATCAGTCACTTGGTGCTGCAACATTGTTGATCACTGGTTCTAAGTCACCCCATAAGGCCCTCTTGTAGTTCAATTTTCTGTAACCCATACACTGCTCCAAAGTAAAATCCAGTATTCGATTTTATTCTAGTACAATATCCAAAGATAAATTGTTGGTACACAACATCAACTCTAAAGTCGATGATAGAGTAGTCCCGTAATACCCAAATCCTTCCCCTCCGATCAATATTGTAGTTCGCAGCCCATCTCCATTTATCCCCAAGGTTCTTTATGATTTTTGGTGCTCTCTCTTCTTTGACTTTGTTTTCTAGTATAGCtaatagaataaaattattttctctacA
This sequence is a window from Solanum stenotomum isolate F172 unplaced genomic scaffold, ASM1918654v1 scaffold17673, whole genome shotgun sequence. Protein-coding genes within it:
- the LOC125850568 gene encoding uncharacterized protein LOC125850568 isoform X2 — translated: MESTPTFETSFSQGWRTTDKIVLAHEKESLHSDIPISPIEQVKQFAQTAETSSCATGMDKKVRGSNKCKEVASLDIGQKLKVTFYNNRTVGKNSNLFLRHLGKIVCDRNICPLGVSSWKHIKEEKLNHMWAVVKDKFDSDDMNSHRDHVLGWMKELWNKWRGQLHANYVKGKPIQEALKNIPKGVEKKQWEWLVKEHFTSKDFQAQIQELVESEPSLSSIEIVEKCFGPQSRSHVFGFGGGVKARDLKGGASSKPELLAELRSTQKENQSLKDCISNFQNEMKELKQLKEFFLAQHPNFQPPIQENDYSDT
- the LOC125850568 gene encoding uncharacterized protein LOC125850568 isoform X5; translated protein: MESTPTFETSSCATGMDKKVRGSNKCKEVASLDIGQKLKVTFYNNRTVGKNSNLFLRHLGKIVCDRNICPLGVSSWKHIKEEKLNHMWAVVKDKFDSDDMNSHRDHVLGWMKELWNKWRGQLHANYVKGKPIQEALKNIPKGVEKKQWEWLVKEHFTSKDFQAQIQELVESEPSLSSIEIVEKCFGPQSRSHVFGFGGGVKARDLKGGASSKPELLAELRSTQKENQSLKDCISNFQNEMKELKQLKEFFLAQHPNFQPPIQENDYSDT
- the LOC125850568 gene encoding uncharacterized protein LOC125850568 isoform X1, which encodes MNKKFLAFEKEHMQTDVAFSFSTDNVMESTPTFETSFSQGWRTTDKIVLAHEKESLHSDIPISPIEQVKQFAQTAETSSCATGMDKKVRGSNKCKEVASLDIGQKLKVTFYNNRTVGKNSNLFLRHLGKIVCDRNICPLGVSSWKHIKEEKLNHMWAVVKDKFDSDDMNSHRDHVLGWMKELWNKWRGQLHANYVKGKPIQEALKNIPKGVEKKQWEWLVKEHFTSKDFQAQIQELVESEPSLSSIEIVEKCFGPQSRSHVFGFGGGVKARDLKGGASSKPELLAELRSTQKENQSLKDCISNFQNEMKELKQLKEFFLAQHPNFQPPIQENDYSDT
- the LOC125850568 gene encoding uncharacterized protein LOC125850568 isoform X3 → MNKKFLAFEKEHMQTDVAFSFSTDNVMESTPTFETSFSQGWRTTDKIVLAHEKESLHSDIPISPIEQVKQFAQTAETSSCATGMDKKVRGSNKCKEVASLDIGQKLKVTFYNNRTVGKNSNLFLRHLGKIVCDRNICPLGVSSWKHIKEEKLNHMWAVVKGRKDGNPPDLATIFYETRKKNNTLVDSETIEKHAQIQELVESEPSLSSIEIVEKCFGPQSRSHVFGFGGGVKARDLKGGASSKPELLAELRSTQKENQSLKDCISNFQNEMKELKQLKEFFLAQHPNFQPPIQENDYSDT
- the LOC125850568 gene encoding uncharacterized protein LOC125850568 isoform X6, with product MDKKVRGSNKCKEVASLDIGQKLKVTFYNNRTVGKNSNLFLRHLGKIVCDRNICPLGVSSWKHIKEEKLNHMWAVVKDKFDSDDMNSHRDHVLGWMKELWNKWRGQLHANYVKGKPIQEALKNIPKGVEKKQWEWLVKEHFTSKDFQAQIQELVESEPSLSSIEIVEKCFGPQSRSHVFGFGGGVKARDLKGGASSKPELLAELRSTQKENQSLKDCISNFQNEMKELKQLKEFFLAQHPNFQPPIQENDYSDT